The Humulus lupulus chromosome 3, drHumLupu1.1, whole genome shotgun sequence genome window below encodes:
- the LOC133822666 gene encoding uncharacterized protein LOC133822666: MNKSQPFSWARLLLNQSLKKPPKPTIPFSRESSTFRRFPLSQTPKFSFPGKTHYSTVSSRAAEDLLAEVEKERQREREQRKRTGLDTKDIDEEDNEDYMGVMPSIVKLEKEKLKNDGDLNRYEEDTDSDSDEDDERFTPDAMKKKSDEFQRKFKRHKELLKCFTQAETLDDAFKWMNKIDKFEQKHFLLRPEYRVIGELMNRLKVAEGKDKFILQHKLNRAMRLVEWKEAYDPNTPANYGIIQHQQGGPYAELEKDEQQKEQNVDTVAADDDSDDEEEFDDMKEKDDILLEKLNHVDKKLEEKLAELDHTFGKKGKRLEEEIRNLAEERNALTEKKRKPLYRKGFDVKLINVNRTCKVTKGGQVIKYAAILACGNYHGVVGYAKAKGPAIPIALQKAYEKCFQNLHYIERHEEHTIAHAVQTAYKKTKVYLWPAPTRTGMKAGRTVQTILNLAGFKNVKSKVVGSRNPHNTVKAVFKALNAIETPKDVQEKFGRTVVEKYLL, translated from the exons ATGAATAAATCACAACCATTTTCGTGGGCTCGTCTTCTCCTCAACCAATCTCTTAAGAAGCCACCAAAACCGACAATCCCATTTTCCCGAGAATCCTCCACTTTCCGACGGTTTCCTCTCTCCCAGACGCCCAAATTTTCGTTTCCTGGGAAGACCCATTACTCCACTGTATCTTCCAGGGCTGCCGAGGACCTTTTGGCTGAGGTTGAAAAGGAAAGGCAGAGAGAAAGGGAGCAGAGGAAGAGGACTGGTCTTGACACTAAAGACATTGACGAAGAAGATAATGAAGATTACATGGGTGTGATGCCTTCGATAGTAAAGCTCGAGAAGGAGAAGCTCAAGAACGATGGAGACTTGAACAGATACGAAGAGGACACCGATTCCGATAGTGACGAAGACGATGAGAGGTTCACTCCCGACGCAATGAAGAAGAAGTCCGATGAGTTTCAGAGGAAGTTCAAGCGTCACAAGGAGTTGCTCAAGTGCTTCACTCAGGCTG AGACACTTGATGATGCTTTTAAGTGGATGAATAAGATTGACAAGTTTGAGCAAAAACATTTCCTACTTCGCCCTGAATATAGGGTCATTGGTGAGTTGATGAACCGTCTCAAAGTTGCAGAGGGCAAGGATAAGTTCATTCTTCAGCATAAATTAAATAGGGCTATGAGATTAGTGGAATGGAAGGAGGCTTATGACCCAAACACTCCTGCCAATTATGGTATAATTCAACATCAACAAGGTGGGCCCTATGCTGAATTGGAAAAGGATGAACAGCAGAAGGAGCAAAACGTGGATACGGTTGCTGCTGACGATGATAGTGATGATGAAGAGGAGTTTGATGACATGAAGGAGAAAGATGACATTCTGTTAGAGAAGTTGAATCATGTTGATAAGAAACTTGAAGAGAAGCTTGCAGAGTTGGACCATACATTTGGAAAGAAAGGTAAACGTTTGGAGGAAGAAATTAGAAATCTTGCAGAGGAAAGAAATGCTTTgacagagaagaagagaaaacctCTCTACAGGAAG GGTTTTGATGTGAAGTTGATTAATGTGAACCGAACTTGCAAGGTTACCAAG GGTGGCCAAGTAATCAAGTATGCTGCTATTTTAGCTTGTGGAAACTATCATGGTGTTGTCGGTTATGCTAAAGCCAAAGGCCCCGCAATTCCTATTGCTCTCCAGAAG GCATATGAGAAATGTTTTCAGAATCTTCATTACATAGAACGACACGAGGAACATACAATTGCCCATGCGGTACAAACTGCTTATAAGAAAACCAAG GTTTATCTTTGGCCTGCGCCCACTAGAACCGGTATGAAAGCTGGAAGAACCGTTCAAACCATTTTAAATTTGGCAGGTTTCAAAAATGTCAAATCGAAG gTTGTTGGGTCAAGGAATCCCCACAACACGGTTAAGGCTGTCTTCAAAGCACTTAATGCA ATTGAAACTCCAAAGGACGTCCAAGAGAAGTTTGGCCGTACTGTGGTTGAAAAGTACCTGCTTTGA